A part of Sporanaerobacter acetigenes DSM 13106 genomic DNA contains:
- a CDS encoding sigma-70 family RNA polymerase sigma factor, with the protein MSKLKYLVPSRELRRILKEDFKKMQQLTLINSLDKKETREDSYEQKDLAYIFETYYKRVYNFIYYRVGCQYTTEDLTSQVFEKVMMKISTYSENKSPFEVWLFAIARNVVNDYYRSFKKHKFFSLDTIKNLVSKGKTPEDVLEIAETNDKLLRALNTLDMRERNIVALKFGANLKNIEIAEILELTESNVGVILYRTMRKLKSELEREDIYE; encoded by the coding sequence ATGAGTAAGTTAAAATACTTGGTGCCAAGTAGAGAGTTAAGGAGGATTTTAAAGGAGGATTTTAAAAAGATGCAGCAGCTTACTTTGATCAATTCTTTGGACAAAAAGGAAACTAGAGAAGATTCATATGAACAAAAAGACCTAGCTTACATTTTTGAAACCTACTACAAAAGAGTTTATAACTTTATATATTATAGGGTTGGTTGTCAATACACAACAGAAGATCTGACTAGTCAGGTGTTTGAAAAGGTAATGATGAAAATAAGCACATATTCTGAAAATAAATCTCCATTTGAAGTATGGCTATTTGCTATAGCTAGGAACGTAGTAAATGATTATTATAGAAGTTTTAAAAAGCATAAGTTTTTTTCTCTTGATACAATTAAAAATTTGGTATCAAAGGGGAAAACTCCAGAAGATGTATTAGAAATAGCAGAAACAAATGACAAACTTTTAAGGGCTTTAAATACTTTGGATATGAGAGAAAGGAATATTGTGGCACTTAAATTTGGTGCGAATTTAAAAAACATTGAAATTGCAGAGATATTAGAGCTTACTGAAAGTAATGTTGGAGTGATACTTTACCGTACTATGAGAAAGTTAAAAAGTGAATTGGAAAGAGAGGATATATATGAATAA
- a CDS encoding TldD/PmbA family protein, producing MDIQLIFDRGKECGIEDMEVYMVKNSSMNINIYEGNLEGYSIAEENALSIRGIYKGKMGYSYTEKIEEDSIEELLGNLIQYAESNEKEYIEVLAEPKEQYKDAKEKNDKLSKYTEEEKIDFLKSIEKEALNFDKRISIVENCSYEEYTNSVFIKNTKGLELEDKYSIGILNLSVVAKDGEDVQTGYSYMVIDDLSDEYKNTLVRDAVNDGINMLKATTIASGNYEIILRNNVVANLFNSMSRVFLGDVVQRNLSMMKGKIGEKVGSDLLNIVEDPLLNNGMISRTFDDEGNPTFSKYIIEKGILKTFLHNTKTAEKEGLESTGNGFRISHKGSIGVLPTNMYIEKGDSTLEDMIDSMDMGIMITDIQGLHAGINPTSGDFSLSSSGFLIEKGQISKPICQITIAGNFYKLLVNITAIGNDTKFSFPMMNYFGSPSIKLNSLTVAGN from the coding sequence GTGGATATCCAATTGATATTTGATAGAGGCAAAGAATGTGGAATTGAAGACATGGAAGTTTATATGGTGAAGAATTCTTCTATGAACATAAATATATATGAAGGAAATTTAGAAGGTTACAGCATAGCGGAAGAAAATGCTTTGTCTATAAGAGGAATATATAAAGGCAAAATGGGATATTCCTACACTGAAAAGATAGAAGAGGATTCTATAGAAGAGCTTCTTGGGAATTTGATTCAATATGCAGAAAGCAATGAAAAAGAATATATTGAAGTATTGGCGGAACCAAAAGAACAATACAAAGATGCAAAAGAAAAAAATGATAAATTGAGCAAGTATACAGAAGAAGAAAAAATAGATTTTCTAAAATCTATTGAAAAAGAAGCTCTTAATTTTGACAAAAGGATAAGCATAGTTGAAAATTGTAGCTATGAAGAATATACAAATTCTGTATTTATAAAAAATACAAAGGGATTAGAATTAGAAGATAAATATAGTATTGGAATTTTAAATCTTTCTGTTGTAGCTAAAGATGGAGAAGATGTTCAAACAGGCTATTCATATATGGTTATTGATGATTTGTCAGATGAATATAAAAATACTTTAGTAAGAGATGCTGTAAATGATGGTATAAATATGCTTAAAGCTACAACTATAGCATCGGGAAACTATGAAATAATACTTAGAAACAATGTAGTGGCTAATTTATTTAATTCTATGTCTCGAGTTTTTCTTGGGGATGTAGTACAAAGAAATTTATCTATGATGAAAGGCAAGATTGGAGAAAAAGTAGGTAGTGATTTACTAAATATAGTGGAAGATCCTCTACTTAATAATGGAATGATTTCTAGAACCTTTGATGATGAAGGCAATCCTACATTTTCTAAATATATAATTGAGAAGGGAATACTTAAGACTTTTCTTCACAATACAAAAACCGCTGAAAAAGAAGGATTAGAATCAACGGGAAATGGATTTAGAATTTCTCATAAAGGATCTATAGGAGTTTTACCAACCAATATGTATATTGAAAAAGGAGATTCTACTCTAGAAGATATGATAGATTCTATGGATATGGGAATTATGATTACAGACATACAAGGACTACATGCAGGAATCAATCCAACATCAGGAGATTTTTCACTGTCTTCTAGCGGATTTTTAATAGAGAAAGGTCAAATTTCTAAACCAATTTGCCAAATAACTATTGCAGGAAATTTCTATAAATTGTTAGTTAATATAACTGCTATAGGGAATGATACTAAATTTTCTTTCCCAATGATGAACTATTTTGGCTCCCCCTCTATAAAACTAAATAGTTTAACAGTAGCAGGAAACTAG
- a CDS encoding metal-dependent hydrolase family protein — protein MKKVAFLGGLLIDGTGREPVKNSLVLVEDKKIQYAGPMVEFGEDYEKIDITGKTIMPGLIDTHLHFSGNLTDDDSDWVLEPVIQKTIVAVAQAREALEHGLTSVGEISRSGIHIRNMIEAGVIPGPRVVTSGLGFCRTAGHGDSHRLPLEYNDASHPWAERVDGPWELRKAVRRRIRENPDAIKIWSTGGGIWRHDAKADPHYCMEEIQAVVDEANMVGLPVWSHAEGYEGALNSCKAGVSAIIHGQELNEECLQIMKEKDITFCPTLQFFYEWFTVYEPPYRPIHDKYPGKTTAEKELNRIIDNLQNANKKGIRITVGSDSFCSSLTPYGKYAITEIYTLNKSGLTEMETIMAATKNGAEMLKIDDITGTLENGKFADLLVLDGNPLEDIHNIAVEKMEVIMKEGEFVKRA, from the coding sequence ATGAAGAAGGTTGCATTTTTAGGTGGTTTACTGATAGATGGTACTGGAAGAGAACCAGTTAAAAATTCATTGGTACTTGTTGAAGACAAAAAAATTCAATATGCTGGACCGATGGTGGAATTTGGAGAAGATTATGAGAAAATAGATATTACTGGAAAAACTATTATGCCAGGTCTTATTGATACTCATCTTCATTTTAGTGGAAATCTAACTGATGATGATTCAGACTGGGTTCTTGAACCAGTTATCCAAAAGACAATAGTTGCTGTAGCGCAAGCTCGTGAAGCACTAGAGCATGGACTTACATCTGTAGGAGAAATTTCTCGTTCGGGTATACATATTCGAAATATGATTGAAGCAGGTGTTATTCCTGGACCAAGAGTAGTTACTTCTGGACTTGGATTTTGCAGAACAGCAGGACATGGAGATTCTCATAGATTGCCACTAGAATACAATGATGCTTCTCATCCTTGGGCTGAACGTGTAGATGGTCCTTGGGAACTTAGAAAAGCTGTGAGAAGAAGAATTCGTGAAAATCCAGATGCTATCAAAATTTGGTCAACAGGTGGAGGAATATGGAGGCACGACGCAAAGGCTGATCCTCATTATTGTATGGAAGAAATTCAAGCAGTTGTTGATGAAGCTAATATGGTAGGACTACCTGTATGGTCTCATGCCGAAGGGTATGAAGGAGCACTAAATTCTTGTAAGGCTGGAGTATCAGCTATCATTCATGGTCAAGAACTAAATGAAGAATGTCTCCAAATAATGAAAGAAAAAGATATTACATTTTGTCCGACTCTTCAATTCTTCTATGAATGGTTTACTGTATATGAACCACCATATAGACCAATTCATGACAAGTATCCAGGGAAAACTACTGCTGAAAAAGAACTAAATCGCATTATTGACAATTTGCAAAATGCCAATAAAAAGGGTATTAGAATCACAGTAGGTTCTGATTCTTTCTGTAGTAGTTTGACCCCATATGGCAAATATGCTATTACTGAAATATATACACTTAACAAATCAGGACTAACAGAAATGGAAACTATAATGGCTGCAACTAAAAATGGTGCTGAAATGCTTAAAATAGATGATATAACAGGAACTCTTGAAAATGGTAAGTTTGCTGATTTACTTGTTCTTGATGGGAATCCATTAGAAGACATTCATAATATTGCTGTTGAAAAAATGGAAGTTATAATGAAAGAAGGAGAATTTGTTAAAAGAGCATAG
- a CDS encoding ABC transporter ATP-binding protein, producing the protein MNNENLIEVVDLKKYFSVGKDRTLKAVDNVSFSIKKGETLGLVGESGCGKTTCGRTVLGIYQATAGHVYYNGMDVHAMNREEKLKFKKSAQMIFQDPYASLDPRMTIGDIIGEGMDVHIKLSHKERQGKIDNLLGKVGLTSEHSARFPHELSGGQRQRIGIARALAVEPEFIVCDEPISALDVSIQAQIVNLLIKLQRELGLTYLFISHDLSMVKHISDRVGVMYLGSIVELASNHDLYEKPLHPYTQALISAIPIPDPVIEDKRNRIKLEGEVPSPINTPEGCKFMKRCVHAKEICGKITPELKEIEKNHFVACHLF; encoded by the coding sequence ATGAATAATGAAAATTTAATAGAAGTAGTAGATTTAAAAAAGTATTTTTCTGTAGGGAAAGATAGAACCTTAAAGGCTGTAGACAATGTTAGTTTTAGTATCAAAAAAGGTGAAACTCTTGGACTGGTAGGAGAATCTGGTTGTGGCAAGACTACTTGTGGAAGAACAGTATTGGGTATTTATCAAGCAACAGCTGGTCATGTATATTACAATGGAATGGATGTCCATGCTATGAATAGAGAAGAAAAACTTAAGTTCAAGAAAAGTGCTCAAATGATTTTTCAAGATCCCTATGCTTCATTAGACCCTAGAATGACTATAGGAGATATTATAGGTGAAGGTATGGATGTTCATATAAAATTAAGCCACAAGGAAAGACAAGGAAAGATTGACAACTTGTTGGGAAAGGTTGGTTTAACTAGTGAGCACAGTGCTAGATTTCCCCACGAGCTTTCCGGTGGTCAAAGACAGAGGATAGGCATTGCTAGAGCTTTGGCGGTGGAACCAGAGTTTATAGTATGCGATGAACCTATTTCTGCATTAGATGTATCTATTCAAGCTCAAATAGTTAATTTATTGATTAAATTGCAAAGAGAATTAGGTTTGACATATTTGTTTATATCTCATGACTTGTCAATGGTAAAACATATTTCTGATAGAGTAGGGGTAATGTATCTTGGCTCAATTGTAGAATTAGCCAGCAATCATGATTTGTATGAAAAACCATTGCATCCTTATACTCAAGCGTTGATATCGGCAATTCCTATACCAGATCCAGTGATAGAGGATAAGAGAAATAGGATAAAACTTGAAGGAGAAGTTCCAAGCCCTATCAATACTCCCGAAGGTTGCAAGTTTATGAAAAGATGCGTTCATGCAAAAGAAATATGCGGGAAAATAACTCCGGAGCTAAAAGAAATAGAAAAAAATCATTTTGTTGCTTGTCATCTTTTTTAG
- a CDS encoding TldD/PmbA family protein encodes MLNKSIIDDIFYMALSNGGDFAEVFIEDNATTEIATVGGCIENGMSGRDYGIGIRIFSGLNSVYVYTNDLSKDNLMKITEKASKAIKGNKRDLIVNFDKVVEPNVHKYKILPSDVKMKHKVELMKRATSAAKNYDDEISQVTVNYLDQEQNVLIANTEGIFVEDKRVRTRALILVTAEYNGQMETGYVGPGALMGLEFYDTIDIEDYAREAARTAKTMVHADYCPAGVMPVVVDNGFGGLMFHEACGHSLEASSVSKGISVFSNKIGEPIASNVVTLVDDGSIENSWGSLGVDDEGKKTQKNVLIQNGILKSYMIDKLNGRRMGMESTASGRRQSYRFAPTSRMTNTYIDNGSSTREEIIESTEYGLFAKYINAGSVNPATGDFNFSLSEAYLIENGKITKPVRGATLIGNGSKILQDVDMVGNNLEIGQGYCFAASGAIFIGAGQPTIRVKSMTVGGREDA; translated from the coding sequence ATGTTAAATAAATCTATTATAGACGATATTTTTTATATGGCACTTTCCAATGGTGGTGATTTTGCAGAAGTCTTTATAGAAGACAATGCTACTACAGAAATTGCCACTGTTGGAGGTTGTATTGAAAATGGAATGAGTGGCAGAGATTATGGTATAGGCATTAGAATTTTTAGTGGGCTCAATAGCGTTTATGTTTATACAAATGATCTATCAAAGGACAATCTTATGAAAATTACGGAAAAAGCGTCAAAAGCAATTAAAGGAAATAAGAGAGACTTGATTGTGAACTTTGACAAAGTGGTAGAGCCCAATGTTCACAAGTACAAAATACTTCCTAGCGATGTAAAAATGAAGCATAAGGTAGAGCTTATGAAAAGAGCTACTTCTGCGGCAAAAAATTATGATGATGAAATATCTCAAGTGACAGTTAATTATCTGGATCAAGAGCAAAATGTGCTTATAGCTAATACGGAAGGAATTTTTGTAGAAGATAAAAGAGTCAGAACAAGGGCTTTGATATTGGTGACAGCGGAGTACAATGGGCAAATGGAAACTGGTTATGTAGGTCCTGGAGCTTTGATGGGATTGGAGTTTTACGACACTATAGATATTGAAGACTATGCAAGAGAAGCAGCCAGGACTGCTAAAACTATGGTACACGCAGACTATTGTCCTGCAGGAGTGATGCCTGTTGTAGTAGATAATGGTTTTGGTGGTCTAATGTTTCATGAAGCTTGTGGTCATAGTTTAGAAGCTTCATCTGTATCGAAAGGAATATCTGTTTTTTCAAATAAAATAGGAGAGCCAATAGCTTCTAATGTTGTTACATTGGTGGATGATGGTTCCATTGAAAACTCCTGGGGATCTCTTGGTGTAGATGATGAGGGCAAGAAAACCCAAAAAAATGTTCTTATTCAAAATGGAATCCTAAAAAGTTATATGATTGATAAATTAAATGGAAGAAGAATGGGCATGGAGTCTACAGCTTCAGGAAGAAGACAATCTTATAGATTTGCACCAACTTCAAGAATGACAAATACCTATATAGATAATGGAAGTAGTACGAGAGAGGAAATCATAGAGAGCACTGAATATGGATTATTTGCAAAATATATAAATGCCGGATCTGTAAATCCTGCTACAGGAGATTTTAATTTTTCCCTTTCAGAGGCCTATCTGATTGAAAATGGCAAGATAACTAAGCCTGTGAGAGGTGCTACTCTCATTGGAAATGGAAGCAAGATTCTCCAAGATGTAGATATGGTAGGAAACAATTTAGAAATAGGTCAAGGCTATTGTTTTGCAGCTAGTGGAGCAATATTCATAGGAGCGGGACAACCTACCATCAGAGTTAAATCAATGACTGTAGGTGGAAGGGAGGACGCATAA